The genomic stretch TAGGAAAAATCTATTTTAGACTAGGAGGTTTATAAAACAGGATAaagccttgtcaataaaatgtacaTGAGTGATCACTCCGAATAGAGGCATCATGGGCAGCATATAAACACATTATTTTCTTCTTTGTATATTTCCTGCAAACATTACTTTTTAGTTTCCTTTCATTACCTTAATTACTTATTAAGTAGCTTTAAACACCTAGCATTTATATTTTTGAAACACCCCACTCTGTTGGTGTTACTCTTGCTAAAGATGTTCTTAAACTGGCTTGATTTTTGTTTACACACTAGTTATTGCTTTTACTGATGAATGTATATTACTAATAAAGGAACGCTATAACATACACAATGACTGTTTTATTTTCTATGAAACAAGGTGGATCTGATGCTACCTAGCTGGAGTCACAAGACGTAATAACAGGCTATGATTTTATGACTACACCAGCTTTATGTATAAAAAGGACCAAACAGTCATTCAAAGACACAAAGAAGGGATTTTAGAGATCTTTACACAAACTGCTCTTTACCTCAGTGAGAAGATCCACCATGTCTCATCACTCCATCCTTGCCCATTCTGGACACAAGCACTTCAGCTCCTGTTCCGTTGCTGCACCTAAACACTCTGGATCCCATAGCTTCTTATCACACACTTCTAAACACTCTGGACATGGTCATAAGACCCATCACAGCTTTTCCAGTGCAAGCGCCCATAATATTGGATCAAAGGGACATAAGATATCAGGTGGAAGTCTCCATTCTGGGAAAAGTGGACATGGACATGGTCATGGACATGGGCACGGACATGGATTTGGTATTGTTGGGCTCGGTCATGGCTTTGGAGGATCATCTGGAGGAATCACTCCTGTTACAGTTAACCAAGGACTTCTGGCTCCACTAAACTTGGAGCTTGACCCAAGTATCCAGAAAGTAAGGACCGAAGAAAAGAACCAAATTAAAGGTCTTAACAATAAGTTTGCAACCTTCATTGACAAGGTAAGACTTTGTGATTTTTGTTCCGATATGTAATATGatgtgtataaatattttttaaaatgattACTATTGAATACTTATCTATGGCTTGATTACTGGTTTCTTGATTACTACTATTGCAGAATTAATTGACTCTATTATAAGTAATAAGTCAAATGAATTGCGTTGAAAgaaatccatggctacaattactaggtaatgcccaatgatgttgatctagggattttatctgattgccatctggagttgggaaggaattgtttcccttttgggactaattggaccatgccttgtaagggtttttcgactTCCTCTGGAtcgacagggatatgtgagggagcaggctggtgttgtactttgttctctggttgaactcgatggacgtatgtcttttttaacccaaataactatgtaactatgagttcTGAAAGAGTTTCTTGAGGTGatatttttagatatattttgAGATATTTACATCTCAATTATTTCCTCAGCACTTGGCAGAGAACATTTATCAATTCACTGCAGTCTCTGTCCATCATACAATCTTACAATTTATATTCCCACTACTCTTTAAGGCCAATTTTaaatggaagccaattaacacatAAGTATATTATTAGACTGTGAGATGAAATCAAGACTTTCAGGAAAACCCCAATGACACATAGTAAAGACTCCTAAACCTTATTCAGATATTGTATTTGATAGGACTCAATCAAGGACTTTAGAATCAGAAGATAAAAGTACCAGCAAACTAATATGTACAGTAGGTATAAGTGGTGGAGTCCAATGCTAAGGTTTGCAGAAGATTTAGGAAACAAATAGTTTAATGTTTTCTATGTGTGTGTTTTCTTAAGGTGAGATTCCTGGAGCAGCAGAACAAGATGCTGGAGACCAAGTGGGCTTTCCTACAGGAGCAGAAGACAGCCAGGTGCCAGATTGAACCTCTATTTGAGGCTTTTATCAGCAACCTCAGGAGACAACTGGAGAGTCTGGAAGGTGAGCGGAGTCGACTGGAGGCAGAGAGAAACAGCATGGAGGGAACTGTGGAAGAACTGAAGAGGAGGTGAGTCATAAAGAAATACCAAAATAGAGATAGCAAGTGGAAGGTTTACTCTGTACGAGGCAAAGAAACCTATCTGGGCCTGGTTTACCAAAAGCAAAGAGAAACCATATTATCTCTGATTATTGAATCATTGGAAATATTTTTTAAATGAGTTGTGTCAACTAATAGAGATGAGCACACATTTAAAATAAATCCACTCCAGATTTAACAGATCACCTATGTGAACCAGTGTTGTCCACTGTTCTTTAACTTTTTTTGTATCAAATACTGTGTGTTTTGTatctcattttaaccacttacatCCAATGGAATATCATATCCCACAAACTTTCCAGTGTTTGCAGGCAGTCCCGACCTTGTCCTCATATCTTAAGGTCAGCAGAGGGTCTAGGAATACAGGGCAACAGAGAGGTGTTTAAGGGCTACACTTGaagcatatttttattttgaaagAAGCAGACTGGAAGGTAAACTATGGTTATGGAAGGGACGCGGATGTTGTTGTCTTGAGAAGCGCAACTTTTTGAGGACAGTAAGTAGTGAATGGTTAGGGCTTGAACACAATAACATGCTTCTGTCcagttttcagcaacacatcaatgttacagatggacTGGATGTTGTGGTTTGTGTATATTGATATTCATAGAGACTGTTGAAGGACAATGGACACATACAAATTAGCTGCTGCCAGTGGATTTTATGGGATACATTGAGTGATTTGTAGATGATTTTTGTAGACAAAATGTAATGTCCTCATGGACATTATAAAGTATGGTGTTGGGTGTGCACTATATGAGAGAACACAGTGGCCCTTAGTCAATTCCAGTTTTTtcttaggagatattttttcatcttctgtttaaaataacttttcagcacttttaagAATTTAAAAAAGGTACCAAAATATGTGAAAGGGTACTGTCAAAAGTGCGTCttcttcttgctggtggcttagaggGAATTTTATTGATAAATAAAGTGAtacaatatcacctgggagaaaacttaggagaataagtgaattacatatggcccaGTGACTTAGGATGCATTGTATGAGGGAGAAATATGTCTGAGAACGCTGAAAATTAAAATGCCAACCCCTCAAACTCCATCAGCGAGGAGTAAATTACCATAAAGGTGTTTTATTTTACAAGTTTGAAAAGTAGCATTTGCTTCTAGCATTGACATTGTCACCAAGCACACTGTAATTAATAGCAATTATTTCCATGCAGGTACGAAGATGAGGTGAACAGAAGAACAGCAGCAGAAAACGAGTTTGTGTCTCTAAAGAGAGTAAGTCATTTATATCAGCCGCCGTTTGCTGGAAAACACATAAACTAGGCACAATCCTCTCCTTCTGAAGATCACTGACTGACATTTTATTACAGGATGTGGATGGTGCTTTCATGAACAAAGCTGAGCTGCAGGCAAAGGCCGACTCTCTCACTGATGAGATCAACTTCCTCAGGACTCTTTATGATGCGGTAACTCTTCACGTTTATTTGCACACAttctaattttatttttacttttacaaTCATAGgtaggttattattatttatttataaagtgccaacatattccgtggcgctgtacaatgtaagacaacaaacaagggatacataatgatacagacaatgatatacatcattgtagcagcacggtggcgtagtggttaactctctcgccttgcagcgctgggtccctggttcgaatcccagccagggaactatctgcaaagagtttgtatgttctctccgtgtctgcgtgggtttcctacgggcactccagtttcctcccacattccaaaaacatacagataagttaattggctccccctaaaaattggccctagactacagtacttacactacataatatagacatatggcaatggtagggattagattgtgagctcctttgagagacagttagtgataagacaatatatatatacactgtacagcgctgcgtaatatgtcggcgctatataaatacttaataataataataataataataataaaaatatgaacactggtgattacaatagcaaatttaacatgatgactaaaatgtataacagagtgcaagcaattaaaataacattccatgacacaaaagggtgagagccctgcccttgcaagcttacaatctaaaggaatcgggtggaaacaagaggtgggggaagtatacagtaaatgtacaggcagtgcgtgattaggttatttagtgaggAGTAAATGTAGATGCGAGGtgaagggtgcatggcctaagctagagaatatgcttgtcggaaaacgtgggttttgagggagcgtttaaagatttcaaaggtggcagAGTggtggatgtgctgtggaagggcattccagaggaggggtgaggcacatgagaagtcttgtacccgtgaatgtgaggaggtaattgtagaagaagataaaagaagctcatgtgcagatctgagattgcggttgggttgatatctggaaactagtgaggagatgtacaggggagagagattgtggagagctttataggttagggttaagagtatgAACTGGGTCCTGGTTATCAGTTGCATCACTTACTTCTATGTAAAAACCTAAAAGATTAATTGAAACTTGTACAGTCTCCACATAGCATATACAGCTTtagttaacctcctcagcggtaaccccgagtcaggctcagatcagtaaccccgagcctgactcgtggtAGTTGCCAGAGGTATGTGCAGAGCCTGTGCGCAGTGGGCATTTGCATTGCAATTCACCTCCCTTGGGATCcaaatgcttgttcaaggtctatgactgaaagtattagaggcagagcggatcagcaggacagtcaggtaatgtgcaaaagcaaataaatatggaagcctccatatccctatcaggCCAGCTGTAATTCAATAAATACCACTTAACAGTATGTTTTGATATTTTACTTTAGATGGgctatagttttgttttttttcaaataaaacgaTGGTGCCTCTGCATCTTGTCTAGtagatgttaaccacttgaggacccaccctttacccccccttaaggaccagcgctgttttaggtgatctgtgctgggtgggctctgcagcccccagcacagatcaaagggcactcagagcgatcagatcgccccccttttttccccactagggggatgatgtgcagggggggtctgatcgctcctcctggctggcattttgcgggggggggcacctcaaagcccccctccgcggcgaaatcctccccctccctctcctacctgccacccccgggagatctgggctgcacaggacgctatccgtcctgtgcagccagtgacaggacgtcccctgtcacatggcggcgatccccggccgctgattggccggggatcgccgatctgccttacggcgctgctgcgcagcagcgccgtacaaatgtaaacaaagcggattatttccgcttgtgtttacatttagcctgcgagccgccatcggcggcccgcaggctattcacggagccccccgccgtgaattgacaggaagcagccgctcgtgattaattaggctgcagctggcgacgcaatactgcgtcgctggtcctgcagctgccactttgccgacgcacggtataagcgtgcggtcggcaagtggttaaatacagacagggccagatttctggaatggCCACATAGGCCCATGCCCAGGGCAGTTGCTTCCTAAGGGGGTGACTAGACATGTATAAGGGGTTGCTGCATAAGGAAGAGGAAGTTGCAAATGGGAAGCAACACATGGAACATGGGAGCTGCAGGTTGATTGGTAGAAAAATACACTCTTGGCTTTATTCACTCTCACTATGACATACAGACTTTACAAAAGGCATAGAGGCTGTTTTAAGGATCATTCAAATCAAATTACATGTAAGTTATAAGAGTATATAAAATTAAGTGTAACAGTGATAGGTACATTTATATAATGCTTTGTGGAGTCTTAACGTTATAAGTGTGTGTTCATAGCGGTATAATGCAGAGTAAGTGATTGGCAAAGGTAGGTCTAAGATCTTCTTAAATATTATAAAGAAGTGTCATATGCAGTGACCCATCACAAATCACATGCAATAACCTAACATTGTTTTAAATGTAGTTACGTTAAAGTTAATTGAAGATAATTTTtgctttacaaaaataatctcaaTTATGCCATTAAtactaaaatatatattttttaaataatgcaggaaATTGCCCAACTCCAGGCTCAGATCTCAGATACGTCTGTGGTGGTGTCCATGGACAACAGCAGAGACCTCGACATGGACGGCATCATCGCTGAGGTCAGATCTCAATATGAAGAGATTGCCAACAGGAGCAGAGCTGAGGCTGAGGCCATGTACCAATCTAGAGTGAGTGTGGTTCTTAATGTTATTATTTACCTCCTTGTTCAATTACTCTAAAAACCTAAGACATTGACAACTTATGTTCAATTGTTTATTTCCCTTCTTTTTCATTAGTTTGAGGACCTGCGCAATGCAGCTGGAAGAAATGGTGATAACCTGCAGAACAGCAAAAATGAAATTGCTGAACTCAATCGAACAATTCAGAGACTTAAAGGAGAAATTGAATGCGCAAAATCTCAGGTACAAAATGTTTTTTCAGTGTTACGTTCCTGGTTTCATCTTATAGTGTTCGGCACTTAGCGGTACATAATTATTTTACCATGATgcactttttatattttttacttttgAAAAATGTTGAGACTGCACTAAGATGAAACTAAATATttagatttgtattttttttttactttccaagCAGTAAATGGTTTGCTGTGcacaaaataagtatatcatataTCCTGTCTTCTGTTTGTCAGCTCTAGTGATGGCCAGTGATATACTAATAACTCCAAATGCTTTCACaattaatgcaaattatatgcagcctGGAACAAGCCAATCACAtgcacttcctgtcaattttgattggtccagtttcaaccTGCATACAATTACGTTTTCATGAAAGCTGTAATTATTTACATCTTATTGATGACTATCTCCACAGTACCATTGAGATCTCCATATAcactggtgtgaaaaactatttgcccccttcctgatttcttattattttgcatgtttgtcaccagtggcggcgctacactggggcttacccaggcttaagccccagctcACAAGCTGTCAGCCCCCCCCAAAAGCCCCCCTGCCTGTACAATCCATAACAGAATGGgcagcattcataaaaatgttacaGCGGGGGGCGGGGCCTCCAGCCGGGGCATCATTGCCGCACAGCTAATAGAGACAGAGCTGGCTGACAGAGGGAGAGACTCCAGTCCCGCCCCTCAGCTCAGGTATCCAACTGCAGCCCAGCCTTTTCTCCTCTCAGCCTCTATCTTCCTGTCAGCCGGGCTCCAGCTCCACCCCCTCTCTCCAGCACACGAGACACAGACTAGGGAACgaggcagcctgcaggaaagtgtAGCTAGTCTGCCACAGATACAAGTGACAGCAGCCAAAGCAGCCAGTCAAGCCCAGCAATGAATCACCACAGAAAGGTTTGGGCTGACAGTCTCACATTCATTGTCTGTAGTTACTGCCTGTGTACCTTCTCCCAGCCTCCGACTGCAGCTCTGACCCAGCTgctgcgagcaggggggacagtaTTTCCCTTTCTGAGAGTGtctctcctctccttcctcatCAGCCCCCAAATTGCCAACATTCACTTGTCAATTAGGTCTGCCTGGAGACTCTTATAAGCACACAGAATGTAATCATCGGGGGAAGGGCGCCTTATGATGTGCACTATCCTCCTGCTGACCAGCCATGAACTGGGGTCAGTTTAACTCATTAGTTTTACCTCCTCTCCACACTTAAAACACAACTGAAGACTGGGAAATAAAGAGATTCACTTTACCTggagcttctcccagccccctgcagacctcCTGTtaaagatcctccggtcccccaccgcagCTCAGTTTATTCACTGCTGACTTACAAGTCaacggccactgtgcctgcgcagctctggccacaCGCATCCTTGTTTGCGCTCCTGTGGCCGGCagtgtattgcgcaggtgcagtatgagaaaatctgtaCTGCGTCTGCAAACGAGTACAAACTGAGCCTGGCGGGGGATCAGAGGATCGGTTCAGGTAGGTGTgaacacaggatggctgcagggggctaacagaagccccaggtaagtgaatcactttgtttttattcaatcttaaggtccactttaaggtggccatacatttctcGACTTTTTggctgatcaaccatccgatttgattatcaaTGCGTGAccgatgatgcaaccaatttcggggcgAAATTGGCTGCTTGTATTGATCGGACATGATGAAAGATGTCGGGCCGTCGTGGTTGATCAGGTGTACAGCTGTAACCGCGAGCAATATCAGGACGAGCAACGAAACCCCCAGCACTGTCCCCTCTAAAGTCAAATGTGTACTATTATTAATGTGTCCGCAGCTGGCTCCATCCacaatctgcatacatttgcctacgttactgcggcaACCACCTGGGGCACGTGTATGCAGATTTCGGACGAAGCCCGCAGCGaacacagacaggtaaagtatagtgcaaCAGGAAGGAGGGGGCAGCGTCAAGGTGGTGGATGCGGTGTCACAAGGTTGATTCCCAATCGATATCAGCataaaatcgatcaggaattggcctgcagtgcatGGGCTGCCAACTGATCTCTTTCTAattagattcaattagagagagatttgtcgattgattgaatctgcccatcatcgcctgatgtatggctacctttggagtgctgccagattacgtgtgttTTGGGGGGAAACTACGGtggtgtttaaacttccccggcaggccCACTTACACCACTGTCTCtccttacatgcatttactgaggaaacgctgtctgtcattacgtgcatttactggtgaaaggctgtctgtcattacgtgcatttactagtgaaaggctgtctgtcattacgtgcatttactggtgaaacgctgtctgtcattacgtgcatttactggtgaaaggctgtctgtcattacatgcatttactggtgaaacgctgtctgtcattacgtgcatttactggtgaaaggctgtctgtcattatgtgcatttactgatgaaaggctgtctcattacgtgcatttactagggaaacgctgtctctcattgcatgcatttactggtgaaaggctgtctgtcattacgttcatttactggtgaaacgctgtctctcatt from Hyperolius riggenbachi isolate aHypRig1 chromosome 2, aHypRig1.pri, whole genome shotgun sequence encodes the following:
- the LOC137544843 gene encoding keratin, type II cytoskeletal cochleal-like, whose amino-acid sequence is MSHHSILAHSGHKHFSSCSVAAPKHSGSHSFLSHTSKHSGHGHKTHHSFSSASAHNIGSKGHKISGGSLHSGKSGHGHGHGHGHGHGFGIVGLGHGFGGSSGGITPVTVNQGLLAPLNLELDPSIQKVRTEEKNQIKGLNNKFATFIDKVRFLEQQNKMLETKWAFLQEQKTARCQIEPLFEAFISNLRRQLESLEGERSRLEAERNSMEGTVEELKRRYEDEVNRRTAAENEFVSLKRDVDGAFMNKAELQAKADSLTDEINFLRTLYDAEIAQLQAQISDTSVVVSMDNSRDLDMDGIIAEVRSQYEEIANRSRAEAEAMYQSRFEDLRNAAGRNGDNLQNSKNEIAELNRTIQRLKGEIECAKSQRAALEAAITEAEERGEAAVRDAKHKLGELEGALQKAKQDMARQLREYQELMNVKLALDIEIATYKKMLEGEEHRLASDGHVNISVLHSSSGGKHHSGGHHGGQHGSHHGGHHSSGHQGGHNQHQHHKAGFTSISHVSKMKHHSGSLKDYSKSDNTSAESPFPTSRKCAHIWQLNDTFIEVCQS